Below is a genomic region from Vibrio cortegadensis.
GGGTCAACCAACCAGTATCGATTCCATTGAGAGCGCTGTTCGAAGCTGATATCGGTATCTTCTTCAGAAAGAACCGGAATGTCTGGCGTGAGCTCGGTCAGTCGCTCCATGATCAATTTATGCGCGGCAAGATCGGCACTCGTTACTGGAGTTTCATCACTTTTAGTAAACGCTTCATACTGTTTGGATTCGTAGATATCTAGAATCAACTGTCCAGCAGAACGAGCGACTTCAATGACTGATGGAATAAGATGAGACAAATCTTTTGTAATGGGCATAAACGTTCCTATTTATTCTCCGAGTGTCGGTAAAGCTCGCAATGTGAGTAGTAGCGCAGTAATGCTTCTGGCTTCGCAAAAATCTAAATGAGTCAGTAACTCTTCGGCTTGTGCCAGTGGCCAACGTACTATTTCCAGTGGCTCTGGTTCATCCCCTTCCAGTGTTTGTGGGTAAAGGCCTTGAGCGATGAACAGCGTCATTTTACTGGAAAAATAAGAGGGGGCGAGAATGACCTCTTTTAACGGTGTTAGTTTGTGACTACCAAAACCTATCTCTTCTTTTAATTCACGATCTGCAGCTTGCAACGCGGTTTCACCTGCATCAATGAGCCCTTTTGGAAAGCCTAGCTCATAACGTTCCGTTCCGGCAGCATATTCACGCACTAATAAAATATCACCGCGTTCCGTAATAGGAACCATCATGACTGCGTGGCGACCACTCGGTTTCATGCGTTCATAGGTTCGTTCAACCCCATTAGAGAAACGCAGATCCATTGATTCGATAGAGAATAGTTTTGATTGAGCGACGACCTGTTGAGCCAGAATCTCAGGCCCTTTCTTTTTGCTCATGTTCGCTCACTCCTTAGCGTTGGTCACTTTCAATGATGAGAGCCTCTAATATATGGGAAAAAGTGATGATTTGGAAAGGGTGAGTTTTTAAGCAATCGATTTATTTATAAATATATATCAGTAATGAGGGCTCTATTCGTAAAGTGTCACAACAGAATCGTTTTACTGCCGGAACTGGGGCGTCACCTATTTTGAGAAGGGCATTCATTCATCGGTGATGTTCAGGTAAAGAAAAGGCTGACACTTTCATGTCAGCCTCTCAATATTTGGGTTGGAACTACTTTTTTCTAAGTAAACGCTTTCTTAGTAGTAAGCACTCTCTTCTTAGTAGTAAGAGTGCTCGCCACGATCGTGCTCTGTTGCATCACGAACCGCCGTTAGTTCACCTTCGAACTGTTGAAGCAGCTCTTTCTCGATGCCTTCTTTTAAAGTGACATCAACCATAGAACAACCGTTACAACCGCCACCAAAGGCAACAATTGCTGCGCCATCTTCAGTGATCTCAACAAGGCTTACGTGACCGCCGTGGCCTGCCAGTTGTGGGTTAACTTGAGTTTGGATGGCGTATTCTACACGTTCCATCAGTGATGCATCGTCAGCCACTTTGCGCATTTTCGCATTTGGCGCTTTTAGCGTTAACTGAGAACCCATCTTATCAGTGACAAAGTCAATCTCTGCTTCATCTAGGAAAGGTAAGCTCAGCTCATCAACATACGCTGAAAAGTGTTCAAAAGGTAGCTGTGTATCCGTGGATTCAATCGCTTCTTGTGGGCAGTAAGATACGCCACACTCTGCGTTTTGAGTTCCAGGGTTAACCACGAATACGCGAATATTCGTGCCTTCAGGCTGCTGACCTAATAGGTTAGCAAAATGAGATTGAGCAGTTTCTGTAATTGTAATATTTGACACGACGAATACCTGAGTAAAATTGTAGGTTATTAGCACCATTCTACTCCTGTCAGAATATGAATTCAGCCCTTTTTTATTCTAATTCACCTCTTGTTATAACCAAATGAATCGCAAGAGTTTTAGCTGGCTGGTTCAGGAGTACGGCATACACAGTAAATATCAATTCTTTCGACGCCCACTTCAAGTAGTAATTTACATAAATGTCGTACTGTACATCCTGTGGTAACGACATCATCAACAATCGCGACGTGAGAAGCCTTTGGTATCCGTGATAATTGGAACGCTTGATGAAGGTTCACTTGCCTCTGCTCTTTAGATAACCCCTGTTGTGCGGGGGTAGACCGAGTGCGAATAAAAGCTTGTTTAAGGTGGATTGAGTTTGGGGATTGTTTTGCCAGATAGTGAGCGAGCAGTTCACTCTGATTGAAACCTCTTCTTATGTATCGTTGCCAATGTAAGGGGACGCCAGTGATGATGGGAGCGGGTTGATCAATGTTATTAGCGAGTAGTCGAGCCAAGTTTTTAGCGAACCAGTATTTCTTTTGATACTTAAATTGATGAACGTAGCCAGAGGTCGGGAAAGTGTAATCATTGACACAATATAAGCGGTGCCATAACGGTGGGTTTGATAAGCAGTTACCGCATTGATCTACCGTCGTTAAGGTGGGGATCCCACAACGTAGGCAGCGGGGTTGAGACTGAAAGTATTGATAGCAGTGCTGGCACCACATGTCCGTTACCAAGCGATTCTCTATATTGAGCCCGCACAAATGGCACTGGCTTAATCGGTTGAGGAGTGTGGTTTTTTCTCGCCAATGAGATAACATGAATTTCACTTAATAGATGGACAACAGAGATACGTTAGCGTGATAGCAACGTATCTCAGTATGGAATTAGTGGGAGAGTTTGAGAGCATGAGCACACCTTTATATTGGCATGTCACTGGGCGAGGCAATGATCTGGTTTTAGTTCATGGCTGGGGAATGAATGGCGCGGTTTGGCAGCAGACGGTTGATGCGTTGTCTTCTCATTTTCGTGTTCATGTTGTCGATTTACCCGGCTATGGACACAGTGCGGAATGCCACGCTGAAAATCTTGAACAAATTGCTCAGCAGCTTCTTGAACAAGCGCCCAAGCAAGCGATTTGGGTTGGTTGGTCTTTAGGTGGATTAGTCGCCACGCACATGGCGCTGCATCATGCGGATTATGTCAGTAAGCTCGTGACGGTTGCCAGTTCTCCTAAATTTTCAGCCGAAAAACCGTGGCGCGGAATACAACCAAATGTATTGAGTGCTTTTACCGATCAGCTGGTGGAAGATTTTCAAACGACCATCGAACGTTTTATGGCGCTGCAAGCGATGGGGAGTCCTTCTGCAAGGCACGATCTTAAGCAGCTAAAACAAGCGGTATTGTCGAGGCCGATGCCCAACCCAAAATCGTTACTCGCAGGGTTAACCATGCTCGCGGATGTGGATTTGCGCCATCAACTGCCTGATCTCTCGATGCCGTTACTGCGTTTGTATGGGCGTTTAGATGGGTTGGTGCCAATTAAGGTCGCAAAGGATTTGGATAAAAGCTTACCGGAAAGTGAGCAGTTTATTTTCACTCAATCGTCGCACGCGCCTTTCATGACCGAGCCTGAGGCATTTTGTCATCAGTTGATTCGTTTTGACGAGCAAGTATAAGTGTAAATAAATTGCTAAATAAATGAACAAACTGGTCGATATATAACCTAACCAAACAGAGCACTAGGTTTGAACTGACCTGTAGTGAGTTGATGAAAACGAGCGATTGCTTTGAATGGGGCTGTTTGGAGACAAGCAGAGAGTAACTTCGGGCGATGCTGAGGAGGTTTCGACGATGATTGTGTCACCCACGACAGTAAGTGTGCCACTGATCGCCCCATCGGTAAATGTACAAACGGAACAGGTTGCGCGCGACAATAAAGTGCGAGAACCCGTAATGCCGACCGTAGCGTTAGCAAAAGCCAATGCGGAGCGTAAGGTTAAAGCAGACGATAAACGTCGAAGGCAATCTTCTTGGGATCCATCAGAGCACCCTGGGTATTCGATGGAAACAGAGTCAGAGACTGCTGCTGTTAATCATGAAGAGTTGAAGGACCCAATAGATAGGTTATTCGATTTGATTGCTTTACAGACCTATAGCAAAGATCAAGGCAAGAGTTACACCATACGATTTCGGCTGCCTAAGCACATTTTAGATGCAGCGATTAAAGAGGGGCAAATGGAGCGACGGCGAAAGGTGATTAAATATCATTATGGTCATGCTGTTGTACCCAATACACCTTCAGAAGTAATAGCGATACTATGAACATGATGTTAATGATCAGAGCCATCGAATAAAGGCCAATACGCAAGTATTGGCCTTTTTATTGGTTTATCGCGCTAACTGGTTCATCGTACTAACTGGTTCATCGCGCTATTTGTTCATCGGATTATTAGCCCATGACCGATTAGTTTACGAAAGATTAGCTCATGGCAGATCAGCGACTACTTTTTGGCTTTAGCAAATGCCGCCGCGAAAGCGCCACCCATTGCTGCATTTTGAGGAGCAGAACGCTGATCTCGGTTTTGTTGTTGTCGACCTGACTGTTGACGCTCTTGCTGTTGGCGTGCCGGTTTCGATGCTTGGTTTTGTCCTGAAGAGCGTTGGCTGCGATTATCTTGTCCTGGCTCATCGTTAAGGCGCATTGTCAGAGCGATACGTTTACGCTGGGCATCAACTTCCATGACTTTTACTTTCACGATATCACCCGCTTTCACCACTTCTCGTGGATCGGCAACGTAGCGATCGGTTAGTGCAGAAATATGCACTAAGCCATCTTGGTGAACGCCGATATCAACGAAGGCACCAAAGTTAGCCACGTTTGATACAACGCCTTCCAACACCATACCAATCTCAAGATCGGAAACCGTGTTTACCCCTTCTGCAAATGTCGCGGTTTTGAACTCCGGGCGTGGATCTCGTCCTGGTTTATCAAGCTCTTTGATGATGTCGGTGATCGTAGGGACACCAAAGTTATCGTCAGTGTAATCAATCGCATGCAAACCGCGTAGGAACTGGCTATCGCCAATCAAGCCTTTCACATCTTTGCTGTTTTTTGCTGCGATGGCTTTCACTAACGGGTACGCTTCTGGGTGAACAGAAGAGGCATCCAAAGGGTTTTTACCATCCATGATTCGTAAGAAACCCGCACACTGTTCAAAAGCTTTTGGCCCAAGACGCGCGACTTTCTTCAATGCAGTACGAGCTTCAAATCGTCCATTTTCATCGCGGTAATCGACAATGTTTTGTGCAATTGTATTTGAGAGGCCAGCAACCCGCGTCAGTAGAGCGGCAGAAGCGGTATTCACATCAACACCAACCGCATTCACACAATCTTCAACAATCGCGTCTAGACGTTTTGCTAGCATGCTCTGGCTCACATCGTGCTGGTATTGGCCCACCCCGATAGATTTTGGATCAATCTTCACTAACTCTGCGAGAGGATCTTGCAAACGACGAGCAATCGACACCGCGCCACGGATCGATACATCCATGTCTGGGAACTCTTTCGCCGCTAACTCGGAAGCTGAATAAACCGATGCCCCAGCTTCGCTCACAATGATTTTTTGTACTTTTAGGTTGCCGCGTTTAATGACATCAGCAACGAAAGAGTCCGTTTCACGTGAAGCCGTACCATTACCAATCGCAATCAGATCAACGTTGTATTTTCGTACCATCTGCTCAACGACATGAGCGGATTTGTCGTACTGCTTTTGTGGTGGGTGAGGGTAGATGGTCTCCGTCGCGAGGACTTTACCTGTCGGATCAACAATCGCAATCTTAGAGCCAGTACGTAAACCCGGATCAAGACCCAGCGTTGCACGAGGCCCAGCCGGTGCCGCCATGAGTAGATCTTTTAGGTTGGTGGCAAATACTTCAATGGCTTCCACTTCCGCACGCTCTTTCATGCTGCCCATCAGCTCAGTTTCCATGTGCATTGATACTTTAATGCGCCACGCCCAGCTGATCACTTGTTTACGCCAAGCATCGGCGGGTGCATTGCTCAGTGAAATGCCGTAATGGTCGGAAATAATCGTTTCGCAGTAAGAGCTACGAATACTTTCATCTTGCGCGGGATCGGCATTCATAGAAAGTTGTAAGAAGCCTTCGTTGCGGCCACGTAGCATCGCAAGCGCACGGTGTGAGGGTGCTTTGCTGATCGCCTCATTATGTTCGAAATAGTCTTTAAATTTTTCGCCTGCTTGCTCTTTGCCTGCGACCACTCGCGCAGAAAGTTCAGCGTTACGGGTTAGATAAGTTCGGACTTTTTCGAGTAAATTCGCATCTTCGGCAATGCGTTCCATGATAATGACTCTTGCCCCGTCTAGTGCCGCTTTGGTATCCGCAATGCCTTTGTCGCTGCTGATGTATTTATCCGCTTCAGACTCAGGGTTGGTCTGTGGTTCATTCCATAATTTGTCGGCGAGTGGTTCAAGTCCTGCTTCGATAGCGATTTGACCCTTGGTTCGACGCTTTTGTTTGTATGGAAGGTATAAATCTTCGAGGCGAGTTTTACTGTCTGCATCATTGATCTCTTTTTGCAGTTCAGGTGTCATCTTGCCTTGGTCTTGAATCGCCTTGATGATGCTTTGACGGCGATCATTAAGCTCTCTGAGATAAGATAAGCGAGTGTCTAAATTACGCAGTTGAGTATCATCTAATCCCCCCGTCACCTCTTTACGATATCGGGCAATGAAAGGGACGGTGTTTCCGTCATCGATTAAGGTAACCGCTGCGATCACTTGCTCAGAGCGTACATTCAGCTCTTGAGCAATTTGTTGGCAAATAACTTGGCTCATCCGTGGGGTCTCATCTCTATTTTCAGGCTAAACTTTCTTAGCTCTAGCCGTCGGTATGAATAATTTTATGCTAATAACATGGGGGCGAAGTTAGCTGTTTCCAATCTCACCCGATGAAGTTGTCAATTCTAAATAGATATTGAATTTTTATTACGCTGTTAAGTTAATATTTTGTCAAAACCTCAACTTCAATCAGAACTTATGAGCATATGAGGGCTCGAATGTGGATAATTAGTAATCATGAACGATATGGGAATATAGAATGCTGAAGATACCATCAATACTGACATCATTGGTCGATGAGATACGAACCGTTGCTACTCGGTCTTTTTCGCTTATTGTTACGCCAGCGAAAACAGTATTGGCTGCTCGTTTATCCCTTATGTCGCTTATATCGTTCATGTTACTGCTCATTTTGATGTCGTGGAGCGTCGGTTTACAAGCAAATGAACTCTCTTCTGCGACCACTCAATACCCGGTGTATGAAGTCGATAATAAAATTGTCTTAGGGCGAGTTGAGCGTGTCTATTATTCAGATATTGATGCTTTAAGTGGTGTCCCTTTTGTCGGGAAAATTGATACCGGAGCCGACACCACTTCCATGCATGCCGACAATATTCAAGTCTTCAGCGACGCTCCTGAACTGCAAGGTTTGCCAAAGCTAGAATTATTGAAAGCGTTAGA
It encodes:
- the nudE gene encoding ADP compounds hydrolase NudE — protein: MSKKKGPEILAQQVVAQSKLFSIESMDLRFSNGVERTYERMKPSGRHAVMMVPITERGDILLVREYAAGTERYELGFPKGLIDAGETALQAADRELKEEIGFGSHKLTPLKEVILAPSYFSSKMTLFIAQGLYPQTLEGDEPEPLEIVRWPLAQAEELLTHLDFCEARSITALLLTLRALPTLGE
- the nfuA gene encoding Fe-S biogenesis protein NfuA; this encodes MSNITITETAQSHFANLLGQQPEGTNIRVFVVNPGTQNAECGVSYCPQEAIESTDTQLPFEHFSAYVDELSLPFLDEAEIDFVTDKMGSQLTLKAPNAKMRKVADDASLMERVEYAIQTQVNPQLAGHGGHVSLVEITEDGAAIVAFGGGCNGCSMVDVTLKEGIEKELLQQFEGELTAVRDATEHDRGEHSYY
- a CDS encoding ComF family protein translates to MLSHWREKTTLLNRLSQCHLCGLNIENRLVTDMWCQHCYQYFQSQPRCLRCGIPTLTTVDQCGNCLSNPPLWHRLYCVNDYTFPTSGYVHQFKYQKKYWFAKNLARLLANNIDQPAPIITGVPLHWQRYIRRGFNQSELLAHYLAKQSPNSIHLKQAFIRTRSTPAQQGLSKEQRQVNLHQAFQLSRIPKASHVAIVDDVVTTGCTVRHLCKLLLEVGVERIDIYCVCRTPEPAS
- the bioH gene encoding pimeloyl-ACP methyl ester esterase BioH, whose translation is MSTPLYWHVTGRGNDLVLVHGWGMNGAVWQQTVDALSSHFRVHVVDLPGYGHSAECHAENLEQIAQQLLEQAPKQAIWVGWSLGGLVATHMALHHADYVSKLVTVASSPKFSAEKPWRGIQPNVLSAFTDQLVEDFQTTIERFMALQAMGSPSARHDLKQLKQAVLSRPMPNPKSLLAGLTMLADVDLRHQLPDLSMPLLRLYGRLDGLVPIKVAKDLDKSLPESEQFIFTQSSHAPFMTEPEAFCHQLIRFDEQV
- a CDS encoding Tex family protein; amino-acid sequence: MSQVICQQIAQELNVRSEQVIAAVTLIDDGNTVPFIARYRKEVTGGLDDTQLRNLDTRLSYLRELNDRRQSIIKAIQDQGKMTPELQKEINDADSKTRLEDLYLPYKQKRRTKGQIAIEAGLEPLADKLWNEPQTNPESEADKYISSDKGIADTKAALDGARVIIMERIAEDANLLEKVRTYLTRNAELSARVVAGKEQAGEKFKDYFEHNEAISKAPSHRALAMLRGRNEGFLQLSMNADPAQDESIRSSYCETIISDHYGISLSNAPADAWRKQVISWAWRIKVSMHMETELMGSMKERAEVEAIEVFATNLKDLLMAAPAGPRATLGLDPGLRTGSKIAIVDPTGKVLATETIYPHPPQKQYDKSAHVVEQMVRKYNVDLIAIGNGTASRETDSFVADVIKRGNLKVQKIIVSEAGASVYSASELAAKEFPDMDVSIRGAVSIARRLQDPLAELVKIDPKSIGVGQYQHDVSQSMLAKRLDAIVEDCVNAVGVDVNTASAALLTRVAGLSNTIAQNIVDYRDENGRFEARTALKKVARLGPKAFEQCAGFLRIMDGKNPLDASSVHPEAYPLVKAIAAKNSKDVKGLIGDSQFLRGLHAIDYTDDNFGVPTITDIIKELDKPGRDPRPEFKTATFAEGVNTVSDLEIGMVLEGVVSNVANFGAFVDIGVHQDGLVHISALTDRYVADPREVVKAGDIVKVKVMEVDAQRKRIALTMRLNDEPGQDNRSQRSSGQNQASKPARQQQERQQSGRQQQNRDQRSAPQNAAMGGAFAAAFAKAKK